One genomic segment of Caldicoprobacter guelmensis includes these proteins:
- a CDS encoding LacI family DNA-binding transcriptional regulator: MAQSSKKGSIKIIAERTNLSPVTVSIVLNGRGDEMRISKETQERIWEEARKIGYRPNIYARRLKKQQYQKDITMVIGILWPSMYLSDLLVRFFNGIQHCILEKKMNIEVIYKPYYTSHINEVEDIFIDNLFNGVIVVGASDSDIEYIEKLNSIMPIIVFNRQSSKYSCVHVDDYSMGEKVAKLLAARGHKKVGLIGAEIFNRNFSMRKIGFLDGCKRYGVQVLDQHIVSEVGVDIEAGRKCMEKIIASGDLPSAIFLLSSTMAYGVYSVLKEKEYHIPQDIEIIGCSDIPTCELLTPKMTVIDFSIEKMVFKSLQLLTDLTNGIIQQPVSIIEDSYFIIRESCGGFPKEE; encoded by the coding sequence ATGGCACAGAGTAGTAAGAAAGGTAGCATAAAAATAATTGCAGAACGAACTAACCTTTCGCCGGTAACAGTTTCAATTGTACTAAATGGACGTGGTGATGAGATGCGAATTTCTAAAGAAACGCAGGAGAGGATATGGGAAGAGGCCAGGAAAATTGGATACCGGCCCAATATCTACGCTCGAAGATTAAAGAAGCAACAATATCAAAAAGATATAACTATGGTCATTGGGATATTGTGGCCGTCAATGTATTTGTCAGATTTGTTAGTGCGTTTTTTTAATGGAATTCAACACTGTATTTTAGAAAAGAAGATGAATATAGAGGTTATATATAAGCCGTATTATACTTCCCATATTAATGAGGTAGAAGATATATTTATTGATAACTTATTTAATGGAGTAATTGTAGTAGGAGCTTCGGATAGTGATATCGAATATATAGAAAAACTAAATAGCATAATGCCAATAATTGTATTTAACAGACAAAGCTCAAAATATAGTTGTGTACATGTAGATGATTATAGTATGGGTGAAAAGGTTGCTAAATTATTAGCAGCAAGAGGTCATAAAAAGGTCGGCCTGATAGGTGCAGAGATTTTTAATAGAAATTTTAGCATGAGGAAAATTGGATTTCTAGACGGATGTAAACGATATGGAGTACAAGTACTTGATCAACATATAGTCAGTGAGGTGGGTGTAGATATTGAGGCGGGAAGGAAGTGTATGGAAAAAATAATTGCCAGTGGTGATCTGCCAAGTGCTATTTTTTTACTCTCTTCTACTATGGCTTATGGTGTATATTCGGTATTAAAAGAAAAAGAATACCATATACCACAGGATATAGAAATTATAGGTTGCAGCGATATACCTACATGCGAATTGTTGACTCCTAAGATGACAGTTATTGATTTTTCCATAGAAAAAATGGTATTTAAATCTTTACAATTGCTTACTGACTTGACGAATGGTATTATCCAACAGCCTGTTAGTATTATTGAAGACAGCTATTTTATTATTCGGGAAAGTTGTGGTGGATTTCCCAAGGAGGAGTAA
- a CDS encoding prolyl oligopeptidase family serine peptidase encodes MKIFYKNFDINDQVRSAFVCVEDTTWDCLTKPSSIIILRDDNTETSVKEILAAGLSELAKEYHIVIVFPNPIENGWNFNIAPGKVDDVAFLKTIHENIRKGILGPEWKVMNDVNYLMGIGQDSCAMATTFITLHPELIAAVALVGGNNIPSTITHSMGAPMPALLADCSNGFINYYKALNNTDTIEMSKDALTVYVDSTHPFHKVTIINGEIQKLTGGLVRKIWFDLFYQVRRINTSPKGNICRRIHVEECRFEKHLNDCSLGDNNGIPHSWLEHVPQVVLDNPTKPVPLLIFSHGATDNPMIAADMSKWHEIGEREGFITVYPLASNGINYNLNLDPDYPSDVDFYLALIQYLKNKYVIDSSRIYISGFSNGAGMAHVMCLLHPEIFAAAAPFDTMWPYVKPGPFAPDKFNLEKNLKTITIGLELQKKYNYRMPIWYVYGTREFEYPITKGSGQQYQYDTWKKYNNIAVLPTPEKPLDSEYSIGVEGETIEIIHPCPEYPEYKYSIHKFYSLDGHKDYYNFVLAHGKGHEVHYVDAELAWQFISRFSRNLDGSLNDSKMGN; translated from the coding sequence ATGAAGATTTTTTATAAAAATTTTGATATCAATGATCAGGTAAGAAGCGCTTTTGTATGTGTTGAAGATACTACATGGGATTGCTTAACAAAGCCATCTTCTATAATAATTCTAAGAGACGATAATACGGAAACATCTGTAAAAGAAATACTTGCTGCCGGTTTATCAGAATTGGCCAAAGAATACCATATAGTAATTGTTTTCCCTAACCCCATAGAAAACGGTTGGAATTTCAATATTGCTCCTGGTAAAGTAGACGATGTTGCTTTCTTAAAAACTATACATGAAAATATAAGAAAAGGCATTTTAGGGCCTGAGTGGAAAGTTATGAATGATGTTAATTATCTGATGGGGATTGGGCAAGATTCGTGCGCAATGGCCACCACTTTTATCACGCTTCATCCTGAGCTAATCGCAGCCGTTGCTCTAGTAGGAGGAAATAATATACCTTCTACAATAACACATAGTATGGGTGCACCAATGCCCGCTTTATTGGCCGATTGCTCTAATGGCTTTATAAATTATTATAAAGCATTAAATAACACCGATACCATAGAAATGTCAAAAGATGCATTAACCGTTTATGTGGATTCTACCCATCCATTCCATAAAGTAACAATAATCAATGGCGAAATACAAAAATTAACAGGTGGTTTAGTACGGAAAATTTGGTTTGATCTATTCTATCAAGTAAGAAGAATAAATACCAGTCCCAAGGGCAATATATGTAGACGTATTCACGTTGAAGAGTGCCGTTTCGAAAAACATTTAAACGACTGTTCATTAGGAGATAACAATGGGATACCACATAGTTGGTTAGAACACGTTCCTCAAGTCGTTCTCGATAATCCTACTAAACCAGTACCCTTACTAATATTCAGCCATGGGGCTACCGATAATCCTATGATAGCAGCAGATATGAGCAAATGGCACGAAATTGGTGAAAGAGAAGGTTTTATCACCGTTTATCCGTTGGCAAGCAATGGAATTAATTATAATCTCAACTTAGATCCAGATTATCCCAGTGATGTAGATTTTTATTTGGCATTGATACAGTATCTGAAAAACAAATATGTTATTGATAGTTCAAGAATATATATCTCTGGATTTTCCAATGGTGCGGGAATGGCTCATGTAATGTGCCTATTACATCCAGAAATATTTGCAGCAGCAGCTCCTTTTGATACCATGTGGCCATATGTAAAGCCAGGGCCTTTTGCTCCCGATAAATTCAATTTGGAAAAAAATTTGAAAACAATTACTATTGGACTCGAGTTACAAAAAAAATATAACTACCGGATGCCAATATGGTATGTGTACGGTACCCGTGAATTCGAATACCCAATTACCAAGGGGTCAGGACAACAGTATCAATATGATACATGGAAGAAGTATAATAATATAGCTGTTTTACCAACCCCAGAAAAGCCTCTAGATAGTGAGTATAGCATAGGAGTAGAAGGCGAAACTATCGAAATCATACATCCCTGTCCTGAATATCCAGAGTACAAATATTCAATTCATAAATTTTATAGTCTTGATGGCCATAAAGATTATTATAATTTTGTTCTAGCTCACGGTAAAGGCCATGAGGTTCACTATGTTGATGCTGAATTAGCATGGCAGTTTATTTCTCGCTTTAGCCGAAATTTAGATGGATCATTAAACGACAGTAAAATGGGAAATTAA
- a CDS encoding MFS transporter, whose protein sequence is MPNKGTTNLWNKEYIILLLVNLISAIGFNMVYTMIVDYSVNFLGGTLVMGGIIAGIFSITALCVRPFAGIMADNFNKKYICIWAIMLIIAASLGYAFSPNVGILLLFRVMHGIGFSINSTTNIALVSLCIPENRIGEGIGYLGVGQVFSQIVGPGLGELLKQAFGYKILFVSVALLSLCALILLIKLFPNKTENQKTEEKNNKKSGFTINSMIAQEVLFYALLGGVFSFGNGIVSSFLKVMCNERNIENYTAFFSINALVLFLIRMIIGKIVDKKGFTIVITGSFVIAAISMILLAYASSLNMIILAAILKAIGQGGGQVALQAESIKKVDESKRGVAASTFYIGADIGQGIGPWIGGFLSDTFNYKTTFSFTALLTLFCGIIFFINQMIARKNNILKNGNRFNIETN, encoded by the coding sequence ATGCCAAACAAAGGAACTACAAACTTGTGGAACAAGGAGTATATTATTTTGCTACTAGTCAATCTGATATCAGCAATTGGTTTTAATATGGTTTATACCATGATTGTTGATTATTCTGTTAACTTTTTAGGCGGAACGCTGGTAATGGGAGGGATTATAGCAGGTATATTCTCTATCACAGCCCTATGTGTAAGACCGTTTGCAGGAATTATGGCCGATAATTTTAATAAAAAATACATATGTATATGGGCGATAATGCTAATTATTGCCGCTTCGTTAGGATATGCCTTTTCCCCAAATGTAGGGATTTTGTTGTTATTCCGTGTAATGCACGGAATAGGTTTCAGCATCAACAGTACCACTAATATTGCTTTAGTAAGCTTGTGTATTCCAGAAAACCGTATAGGGGAAGGTATCGGTTATTTGGGGGTAGGACAAGTATTTTCCCAAATTGTAGGACCAGGACTCGGTGAATTACTGAAACAAGCTTTTGGATATAAAATATTATTTGTAAGCGTTGCTTTGTTATCATTGTGTGCATTAATTTTATTAATAAAGTTGTTCCCAAACAAAACGGAAAATCAAAAAACAGAAGAAAAGAATAACAAAAAATCAGGTTTTACCATTAATAGTATGATAGCACAAGAAGTCCTGTTTTATGCCTTATTAGGAGGTGTATTTTCATTTGGAAATGGCATCGTAAGTTCTTTCTTGAAGGTTATGTGCAATGAAAGAAATATAGAAAACTATACTGCGTTCTTTTCAATAAATGCATTAGTGCTTTTTCTGATACGTATGATAATAGGAAAGATAGTAGATAAAAAAGGATTTACCATAGTGATAACTGGTTCCTTTGTCATTGCAGCAATTTCTATGATTCTATTAGCATATGCTTCAAGCTTAAATATGATCATATTAGCAGCAATATTAAAAGCAATTGGACAAGGCGGAGGACAAGTAGCACTCCAAGCTGAATCTATAAAAAAGGTGGATGAAAGTAAGAGAGGTGTAGCAGCAAGCACATTCTACATAGGGGCAGATATCGGGCAAGGAATAGGACCTTGGATAGGAGGATTCCTATCCGATACTTTTAACTATAAAACAACGTTCTCTTTTACAGCGTTATTAACCCTATTTTGTGGCATTATATTTTTTATAAATCAAATGATAGCTCGTAAAAACAACATTTTAAAAAATGGAAATAGGTTTAATATTGAGACAAATTAA
- a CDS encoding ABC transporter substrate-binding protein translates to MKMAKKLICLTLVALLVLSLVACGKSTQQSSKESGKESEVENKTENEQKEDSKDSGKQETGSQAGKEKWEPQSDLSKHVTITLAAVQAQDGYDYTNGDGVAQYYSKKFNYTLEVTALTWSNWNERCRIWINSGDMPDVLVFNFTQTNYPEAAGYVEQGLLYKLPDDWKSRWPNVARVFEVTGLGPQMEKQFGGTYFLPRARFYKNMINEPGEPVPDHWSLYMRKDWAKAVNFPIKSTYKVSEILDFARLIKEKDPGNVGNKLIPISADPHAAVLMFIQSNSTHYNTFYKDPKDGQYKWGGASEDTLRGLKLMAQAYKEGLLDPDFITLKPEDSQAPFDTQGVAACNFNQAPTAAIHPNFINRFQANLGLDPFEHINMATVLGEDGYYHQRDLINFWGTIVFSPNIKKEVFERYMDILDYNATEEGRTTLFLGLKDVDWTYDQNGKIISLYDEKKEGRPLGGSNGKYPSLGYTLGAIVLFDDFAFNNPNHDPRCLEISRQLYKDRCEISTPETFTKTNWDLYTFDSPNMKRAQFDYDTELCNLVTMPGDIEENWKKWVDSKMPIIQPVLDELNAKLGSKK, encoded by the coding sequence ATGAAGATGGCTAAAAAACTGATTTGTCTAACTTTAGTTGCGTTGTTAGTATTGAGCTTAGTGGCGTGTGGAAAGTCGACGCAGCAATCATCCAAGGAGAGTGGTAAGGAGAGTGAGGTAGAAAATAAGACTGAAAATGAACAAAAGGAAGACAGCAAAGATAGTGGGAAACAAGAAACTGGAAGCCAGGCAGGCAAAGAAAAATGGGAACCTCAATCTGATCTGTCAAAGCATGTAACTATAACTTTAGCGGCGGTACAAGCTCAGGATGGTTATGATTATACTAATGGTGATGGTGTGGCTCAATATTATTCTAAAAAGTTCAATTACACACTAGAGGTTACAGCACTGACGTGGTCAAACTGGAATGAGAGATGTCGTATATGGATCAACTCGGGTGATATGCCGGATGTTTTAGTGTTTAACTTTACGCAGACCAATTATCCTGAAGCGGCAGGTTATGTTGAGCAGGGGTTATTGTATAAGTTGCCAGATGACTGGAAGAGTCGTTGGCCTAATGTTGCGAGGGTTTTCGAAGTGACAGGTTTAGGGCCGCAGATGGAAAAACAATTTGGTGGGACATATTTTCTACCCAGGGCTCGTTTCTATAAAAACATGATAAATGAACCAGGTGAACCAGTACCTGATCACTGGTCATTGTATATGCGTAAAGATTGGGCAAAGGCAGTTAATTTCCCGATAAAGAGCACGTATAAGGTTTCAGAGATTCTGGATTTTGCCAGGCTGATTAAAGAAAAAGACCCCGGCAATGTGGGCAATAAGCTTATCCCTATTAGTGCTGATCCTCACGCGGCAGTGTTGATGTTTATTCAGAGTAACAGCACGCACTATAATACGTTCTACAAGGACCCCAAAGATGGCCAATACAAGTGGGGCGGGGCATCTGAGGACACATTAAGAGGATTGAAGTTGATGGCACAAGCTTACAAAGAGGGATTGCTTGATCCTGATTTTATCACTTTGAAGCCTGAAGATAGCCAAGCTCCTTTTGATACGCAAGGTGTTGCAGCATGCAACTTTAACCAAGCGCCAACGGCAGCAATTCATCCCAATTTTATTAACAGATTCCAGGCCAATTTAGGTCTTGATCCGTTTGAGCACATCAATATGGCTACGGTTTTAGGTGAAGACGGTTATTATCATCAGAGGGACCTGATCAACTTCTGGGGGACAATAGTTTTCAGTCCCAATATAAAGAAAGAAGTATTTGAAAGATATATGGACATACTGGACTACAATGCTACAGAGGAAGGGAGAACGACGCTGTTCTTAGGGTTAAAAGATGTAGATTGGACGTATGACCAGAATGGGAAGATAATATCGCTTTATGATGAGAAGAAAGAAGGCCGTCCGCTTGGCGGCTCTAATGGAAAGTATCCGTCTTTAGGTTATACATTAGGAGCTATTGTATTGTTTGATGATTTTGCTTTTAATAATCCCAATCATGATCCAAGATGTTTGGAGATATCGAGGCAGCTTTATAAAGACAGGTGTGAGATATCAACACCCGAGACATTCACAAAAACGAATTGGGACTTGTATACTTTTGACTCTCCAAACATGAAGAGAGCACAATTTGATTATGATACCGAGTTGTGTAATTTGGTAACGATGCCAGGAGATATAGAGGAGAACTGGAAGAAATGGGTTGATTCAAAGATGCCGATAAT